The Phyllopteryx taeniolatus isolate TA_2022b chromosome 2, UOR_Ptae_1.2, whole genome shotgun sequence nucleotide sequence atgttttttttttttttgtctttttgtattttttaaaattgtctaTTTATTATGTGCTCcgtggctatatatatatatatatatatatatatatatatatatatatatatatataaacactttCAAAATCATTACACGCGATGATCACATTCACAGTGAGCAAAGTAGGCTTCAATGTCAGCTTTAAGAACGACACGAATCCATTCTGGAGTTTGCAAATCCTCGGTGATCGACGACAGACAAGGTGCACTCAACATTGGCAGGAGTCCGGACAGAGTGCGCCTTGCAGCCCTTGTCGTTGTTGTCGACGTTGGCGCACGGACTGGGGGCCCTCCAGAATAAAGCACTGAGCATCTTCCTGATCTCCGGCCTCATGAGACAGTACAGCAAGGGGTTCAAGCAGCTGTTGGCGTGCGCCAAGCACACGGTGACTGGGAAGACGTAGGCGTGCACCATGTAGTAGGACCGGTCCCAGTTGACTGCGTTAAACTTGACTAAGACGCCCCAGAAGGTGATGGCGTGGTTTGGCATCCAACAGCAGAAAAAGGATAAAACAACAATGGCCACCGATTTGGTGACTTTGGATCTCCTCTGTCGGTTGCCGGTGCACATGCTCTTGCGTCGAATGAAGCGCAGAAGCATCAGGTAGTTGACGGAGACGATGATCAGAGGGATAATGAAAGCAACGAGTATCTTTTGGACGTGATAGAGGGCGAGCCAGTCGTGTCCTTCGGGGAATTTCAGGAGGCAGAGTTTTTCTCCGGCCACCACGGTGACCGCGGAGAAGACCGCCGTTGGGGCCGTGGCCGCCGTGGCCGCCGACCACAGCGCGGCGCACACCCACTTGACACACCTCGACCATCTGGGCGCCGATCTCTTGAGCGCCCGAGTGACCGACAAGTACCTGGTGACGCTCATGGCCGTCAGGAAGAAGACGCTGGCGTACATGTTCATCACCGTGACGGACAGCACCACTTTGCACATGGCGCCCCCGAAGGGCCAGCTGAAGTCCAGCGCCGTGTCCACGGCCCAGAAGGGCAGCGTCAGCACGAACTGGAAGTCGGTCACGGACAGGTTGATGACGAACACGTTGATGGCCGACTTCTTGCGACCTTGTCTCAGCCTCATGAGGTAGAAGACGAGCAGATTCCCCACCAAGCCCACGGCGCACACCACCGAGTAGACCACGGAGATGAGGATCCTCAGGAAGGCGCCCACGTCGGTGTCATCAAAACGGAACGTCTCCTCTCCAGCCGCGCTCCGGTTCCACGCGTCGCTCTCGTTTGACATCGCATCCATCTTCAACTCGGGCAAAAACGCAACACGGGACAATTGCTGCCCATCGTCACTCCTGTCTGACGAGCAGCGTGGCTTTTATAGCCTCGTTCGTGATGGGCTGGCTTTCACAAACATGTGTGCAGCAGCATCACCGCCGCACTTCTTGCTGGATGCAACAATCGTTACCATGGGGATATGTATCACGCAAAGGGTGTGCGTAAA carries:
- the LOC133474529 gene encoding relaxin-3 receptor 1-like, producing MDAMSNESDAWNRSAAGEETFRFDDTDVGAFLRILISVVYSVVCAVGLVGNLLVFYLMRLRQGRKKSAINVFVINLSVTDFQFVLTLPFWAVDTALDFSWPFGGAMCKVVLSVTVMNMYASVFFLTAMSVTRYLSVTRALKRSAPRWSRCVKWVCAALWSAATAATAPTAVFSAVTVVAGEKLCLLKFPEGHDWLALYHVQKILVAFIIPLIIVSVNYLMLLRFIRRKSMCTGNRQRRSKVTKSVAIVVLSFFCCWMPNHAITFWGVLVKFNAVNWDRSYYMVHAYVFPVTVCLAHANSCLNPLLYCLMRPEIRKMLSALFWRAPSPCANVDNNDKGCKAHSVRTPANVECTLSVVDHRGFANSRMDSCRS